From the Astyanax mexicanus isolate ESR-SI-001 chromosome 9, AstMex3_surface, whole genome shotgun sequence genome, one window contains:
- the lctlb gene encoding lactase-like b produces MLPRCAGRVCHVLVLVLCLSAAEDFDWTKNDRGSFYYGTFPTGFSWGAGSSAYQTEGAWDRDGKGMSIWDVFAHRKGKVFLNETGDAACEGYYKVKDDVSLMKDLNLNHYVFSISWPRIIPTGIRTDHVNEKGIRYYDALIDQLLENKITPIVTLYHWDLPQLLQEKYGGWQNISMVNYFNEYANLCFERFGNRVKHWITFNNPWSVAVEGYETGEHAPGIKLRGTGAYRAAHHIIKAHAKVWHTYDSQWRNKQNGMVGISLSGDWGEPVDITNLKDIEAAERYVQFYMGWFATPIFHGDYPQVMKDFIGRKSGQQGLGTSRLPTFSSQEKSYIKGTCDFLGVGHFTTRYITQKTYPPGRGGIYFTDRDLAELVDPRWPDPGSEWLYSVPWGFRRLLNFVKTQYGNPMVYITGNGVSEKMMCTELCDDWRMQYYRDYINEMLKAIRDGVNVKGYTAWSLLDKFEWDEGYSERFGLYYVDFKNKHKTRYPKASVQYYKRIINFNGFPNQREVENWKRKAKEMCSSSNQLLAAEEQRSTAANILRLIHDPLTSHMEMVTEIVVPTVCTLCILISAVFLMFLLRRRN; encoded by the exons ATGCTGCCACGCTGTGCTGGACGGGtgtgccatgtgcttgtgttggtGCTGTGTCTGTCTGCGGCTGAGGACTTCGACTGGACAAAGAACGACCGCGGCTCCTTCTATTATGGCACTTTTCCAACTG GATTTTCGTGGGGTGCCGGCAGTTCAGCCTATCAAACCGAAGGAGCCTGGGACAGAGATGGCAAAGGAATGAGCATCTGGGATGTCTTCGCTCATAGAAAAGGAAAAGTCTTCCTGAATGAAACAGGAGATGCGGCATGCGAGGGCTACTATAAAGTAAAG GATGATGTATCTCTGATGAAGGACCTCAACCTGAACCACTATGTTTTCTCCATCTCCTGGCCAAGGATTATTCCCACTGGAATCAGGA CCGACCATGTGAATGAGAAAGGAATCAGGTACTATGACGCCCTCATTGACCAACTTCTGGAAAATAAAATTACTCCCATTGTAACCTTGTACCACTGGGACCTGCCTCAG CTTTTGCAGGAGAAGTACGGAGGGTGGCAGAACATCAGCATGGTCAATTATTTCAACGAATATGCTAATCTGTGCTTCGAGAGGTTTGGAAATCGTGTGAAACACTGGATAACTTTCAACAACCCATGG TCAGTGGCAGTAGAGGGCTATGAAACAGGGGAACATGCTCCAGGAATAAAGCTCAGAGGCACTGGTGCCTACAGGGCTGCTCATCACATCATCAAG GCACATGCCAAGGTTTGGCATACTTATGACAGTCAGtggagaaacaaacaaaatg GTATGGTGGGGATCTCTCTGTCCGGGGACTGGGGGGAGCCAGTGGACATCACCAACCTGAAGGACATTGAGGCAGCTGAGAGATATGTCCAGTTTTACATGGGCTGGTTTGCTACACCCATCTTCCATGGAGACTACCCTCAGGTCATGAAGGACTTCATAG GTAGAAAAAGTGGTCAGCAGGGGTTGGGAACATCTCGACTCCCCACGTTCTCCTCACAGGAGAAGAGCTACATCAAAGGAACCTGCGACTTCTTGGGAGTAGGGCACTTCACCACACGTTACATCACCCAGAAGACCTACCCTCCGGGCCGTGGAGGCATCTATTTCACTGACCGTGACTTGGCTGAGCTGGTGGATCCTCGCTGGCCTGATCCTGGTTCAGAGTGGCTCTACTCTGTTCCATGGGGCTTCCGGCGTCTGCTCAACTTCGTCAAG ACTCAGTATGGAAACCCGATGGTCTACATCACTGGAAACGGTGTCTCTGAGAAGATGATGTGCACAGAGCTGTGTGATGACTGGAGGATGCAGTATTATAGGGATTACATTAATGAGATGCTAAAAG CTATCCGAGATGGAGTGAACGTGAAGGGCTACACTGCCTGGTCTCTGCTGGATAAGTTTGAATGGGACGAGGGCTACTCGGAGAGGTTCGGCCTGTACTATGTGGACTTCAAGAATAAACATAAAACCCGCTACCCCAAGGCCTCTGTTCAGTACTACAAACGCATCATCAACTTCAATGGATTCCCTAATCAGAGAGAG GTTGAGAACTGGAAGAGGAAAGCCAAGGAGATGTGCTCTTCTAGCAACCAGCTCCTGGCTGCAG
- the snapc5 gene encoding snRNA-activating protein complex subunit 5 — protein sequence MLSRLQELKKEEETLLKIKVMLQDQLNRLKFEEGALKSMINAQSEENPTEPATPEVEVNPDNESEINQTKLVLGAPIDYEMEEEEEDDDDEDDDLDMVLEEEEEDDGDDY from the exons ATGCTGAGTCGTTTGCAGGAGCTCAAGAAGGAAGAGGAGACTCTCCTGAAAATTAAAGTTATGCTGCAGGATCAGCTCAACAGACTAAAG TTTGAAGAGGGCGCCCTGAAGTCAATGATAAATGCCCAGTCTGAAGAGAACCCAACTGAACCTGCTACCCCTGAG GTTGAAGTCAACCCAGACAACGAGAGTGAGATCAACCAGACTAAGCTAGTGCTCGGCGCTCCCATTGACTATgaaatggaggaagaggaggaggatgacgaCGATGAAGATGACGACCTTGACATGGTGctagaggaagaggaggaggatgatggcGATGACTACTGA